Proteins encoded together in one Cicer arietinum cultivar CDC Frontier isolate Library 1 chromosome 4, Cicar.CDCFrontier_v2.0, whole genome shotgun sequence window:
- the LOC101499868 gene encoding nuclear transcription factor Y subunit B-5 has protein sequence MSEKKKGKLPDRESFYKYNNNFMREEEEEDDDENIIREQDRLLPIANVGRIMKQILPPNAKISKEAKETMQECVSEFVSFVTGEASDKCHKEKRKTVNGDDVCSAFSTLGFDDYAEPLKRYLNKFRELDVQRSNQNKGGNIN, from the coding sequence atgAGTGAAAAAAAGAAAGGGAAACTCCCTGATAGAGAATCCTTTTATAAGTACAACAACAATTTCatgagagaagaagaagaagaagatgatgatgaaaatATAATCAGAGAGCAAGATCGTTTACTTCCAATAGCTAATGTTGGAAGGATTATGAAACAAATCTTGCCTCCAAATgcaaaaatatcaaaagaagCCAAAGAAACGATGCAAGAATGTGTGTCAGAGTTTGTTAGCTTTGTAACTGGTGAAGCTTCTGACAAGTGTCACAAGGAGAAACGCAAGACGGTGAACGGTGATGATGTTTGTTCGGCTTTTTCTACTTTAGGGTTTGATGACTATGCTGAACCATTGAAGAGgtatttgaataaatttagAGAATTGGATGTCCAAAGATCCAACCAAAATAAGGGTGGTAACATTAATTAG
- the LOC101500204 gene encoding metal tolerance protein 2 isoform X2: MGFRFNNLNPIYRTCITRLSSSKFLLPAPEPLNFISPQNPPFKIPRRWHLGHSHHDHDHDHDDHLPQHLKEGENIFRLGLAADIALATGKAFTGYLSGSTALIADAAHSISDVVLSGIALLSFKVAKAPRDKEHPYGHGKFETLGALGISCMLFATGGGIAWHAVDILMGLSSAGPEMVSQAIAHEHVHSHEHSGHHHGIDMNHPILALNMTIVSIGVKEGLYWITKRAGERQGSGLMKANAWHHRADAISSVVALIGVGGSILGVKFLDPLAGLLVSVMILKAGAETGYQSILELVDAAIPAQHLDPIKQTILQVDGVKGCHRLRGRRAGSSLYLDVNIEVDPFSSVSSAHDIGENVRHQIHKSHPTVAEMFIHIDPAMSHVSPSTTDQQDSWSGDMNQNSIAPAGDSNIQGVVSDIISANFPQEGII; encoded by the exons CCCAAAATCCACCATTCAAAATACCTAGAAGGtggcatttaggtcattctcatcATGATCATGATCATGATCATGACGATCACCTCCCTCAGCATCTCAAAGAAGGAGAGAATATTTTCCGTCTCGGTCTCGCCGCCGACATTGCTTTAGCCACCGGAAAAGCATTCACCGGCTACCTTTCCGGAAGCACCGCACTTATCGCCGATGCCGCTCATTCCATATCCGATGTG GTTCTCAGTGGCATAGCTTTGTTGTCTTTTAAAGTTGCCAAGGCTCCAAGAGATAAAGAACACCCATATG GACATGGTAAATTTGAGACTCTAGGAGCTCTTGGAATCTCTTGTATGCTTTTTGCCACTGGGGGTGGTATCGCATGGCACGCTGTTGATATTTTGATG GGATTGTCTTCAGCTGGCCCTGAAATGGTTAGCCAAGCAATAGCTCATGAGCACGTGCATAGCCACGAACATAGCGGACATCACCACGGGATTGACATGAATCATCCTATACTTGCCTTGAATATGACTATTGTGTCAATAGGTGTTAAAGAAGG GCTTTATTGGATAACAAAACGAGCTGGTGAGAGGCAAGGCAGTGGATTGATGAAAGCAAATGCATGGCATCATCGTGCAGATGCAATTTCATCAGTAGTTGCTCTCATCGGAGTTG GTGGTTCTATTCTTGGAGTGAAGTTTTTAGATCCCCTTGCTGGGCTTCTTGTCTCGGTCATGATTTTAAAAGCTGGAGCTGAAACTGGTTACCAGAG TATCTTGGAGCTGGTGGATGCTGCAATTCCAGCACAACATTTGGATCCTATTAAACAAACAATATTGCAAGTTGATGGTGTCAAG GGATGCCATCGATTAAGAGGAAGGAGAGCTGGTTCATCTCTGTATCTTGATGTAAATATTGAG GTTGATCCCTTTTCTAGTGTTAGTTCTGCACATGACATTGGTGAAAATGTCCGTCATCAAATTCACAAGTCCCACCCTACTGTGGCTGAAATGTTTATACACATAG ATCCTGCTATGTCACATGTATCTCCCAGTACAACAGATCAGCAAGATAGTTGGAGTGGAGACATGAACCAGAACAGTATTGCTCCTGCTGGAGATAGTAATATTCAAGGAGTAGTTTCTGATATCATCTCAGCTAACTTTCCACAG GAGGGTATAATATGA
- the LOC101500204 gene encoding metal tolerance protein 2 isoform X1 has translation MGFRFNNLNPIYRTCITRLSSSKFLLPAPEPLNFISPQNPPFKIPRRWHLGHSHHDHDHDHDDHLPQHLKEGENIFRLGLAADIALATGKAFTGYLSGSTALIADAAHSISDVVLSGIALLSFKVAKAPRDKEHPYGHGKFETLGALGISCMLFATGGGIAWHAVDILMGLSSAGPEMVSQAIAHEHVHSHEHSGHHHGIDMNHPILALNMTIVSIGVKEGLYWITKRAGERQGSGLMKANAWHHRADAISSVVALIGVGGSILGVKFLDPLAGLLVSVMILKAGAETGYQSILELVDAAIPAQHLDPIKQTILQVDGVKGCHRLRGRRAGSSLYLDVNIEVDPFSSVSSAHDIGENVRHQIHKSHPTVAEMFIHIDPAMSHVSPSTTDQQDSWSGDMNQNSIAPAGDSNIQGVVSDIISANFPQMSVERITRHMFQSKIVLQIEVSMPPDIPIRHAMEMAEKAEREILKAMSNIIHVGIQLRLGRPFPQS, from the exons CCCAAAATCCACCATTCAAAATACCTAGAAGGtggcatttaggtcattctcatcATGATCATGATCATGATCATGACGATCACCTCCCTCAGCATCTCAAAGAAGGAGAGAATATTTTCCGTCTCGGTCTCGCCGCCGACATTGCTTTAGCCACCGGAAAAGCATTCACCGGCTACCTTTCCGGAAGCACCGCACTTATCGCCGATGCCGCTCATTCCATATCCGATGTG GTTCTCAGTGGCATAGCTTTGTTGTCTTTTAAAGTTGCCAAGGCTCCAAGAGATAAAGAACACCCATATG GACATGGTAAATTTGAGACTCTAGGAGCTCTTGGAATCTCTTGTATGCTTTTTGCCACTGGGGGTGGTATCGCATGGCACGCTGTTGATATTTTGATG GGATTGTCTTCAGCTGGCCCTGAAATGGTTAGCCAAGCAATAGCTCATGAGCACGTGCATAGCCACGAACATAGCGGACATCACCACGGGATTGACATGAATCATCCTATACTTGCCTTGAATATGACTATTGTGTCAATAGGTGTTAAAGAAGG GCTTTATTGGATAACAAAACGAGCTGGTGAGAGGCAAGGCAGTGGATTGATGAAAGCAAATGCATGGCATCATCGTGCAGATGCAATTTCATCAGTAGTTGCTCTCATCGGAGTTG GTGGTTCTATTCTTGGAGTGAAGTTTTTAGATCCCCTTGCTGGGCTTCTTGTCTCGGTCATGATTTTAAAAGCTGGAGCTGAAACTGGTTACCAGAG TATCTTGGAGCTGGTGGATGCTGCAATTCCAGCACAACATTTGGATCCTATTAAACAAACAATATTGCAAGTTGATGGTGTCAAG GGATGCCATCGATTAAGAGGAAGGAGAGCTGGTTCATCTCTGTATCTTGATGTAAATATTGAG GTTGATCCCTTTTCTAGTGTTAGTTCTGCACATGACATTGGTGAAAATGTCCGTCATCAAATTCACAAGTCCCACCCTACTGTGGCTGAAATGTTTATACACATAG ATCCTGCTATGTCACATGTATCTCCCAGTACAACAGATCAGCAAGATAGTTGGAGTGGAGACATGAACCAGAACAGTATTGCTCCTGCTGGAGATAGTAATATTCAAGGAGTAGTTTCTGATATCATCTCAGCTAACTTTCCACAG ATGTCGGTTGAGCGCATAACACGCCACATGTTTCAAAGCAAGATTGTTCTTCAAATTGAGGTTTCCATGCCTCCTGATATCCCAAttcg ACATGCAATGGAAATGGCAGAGAAAGCTGAAAGAGAGATTTTGAAGGCAATGTCAAATATAATTCATGTGGGCATCCAGCTACGCTTGGGGCGACCATTTCCACAGTCATGA